One window of the Burkholderia ubonensis subsp. mesacidophila genome contains the following:
- a CDS encoding slipin family protein, which yields MIGYTFGFSSLLIVFGVLLVASSIRIFREYERGVVFMLGRFWKVKGPGLVLIIPIVQQVVRIDLRTVVFDVPAQDVITRDNVSVKVNAVVYFRVVDPEKAVIQVARFFDATSQLAQTTLRSVLGKHELDALLAEREQLNADIQKTLDAQTDAWGIKVSTVEIKHVDLNETMVRAIARQAEAERERRAKVIHAEGELQASEKLLQAAQRLALQPQAMQLRYLQTLTTIAADKNSTIVFPLPVDLLTAVLDRFGPSRER from the coding sequence ATGATTGGCTATACGTTCGGCTTCAGCAGCCTTCTGATCGTCTTCGGCGTGCTGCTCGTCGCGTCGTCGATCCGCATCTTCCGCGAATACGAGCGCGGCGTCGTGTTCATGCTCGGCCGCTTCTGGAAAGTGAAGGGGCCGGGGCTCGTGCTGATCATCCCGATCGTCCAGCAGGTGGTGCGCATCGACCTGCGCACCGTCGTGTTCGACGTGCCCGCGCAGGACGTGATCACGCGCGACAACGTGTCGGTGAAGGTGAACGCGGTCGTGTATTTCCGCGTCGTCGATCCGGAGAAGGCCGTGATCCAGGTCGCGCGCTTCTTCGACGCGACCAGCCAGCTCGCGCAGACGACGCTGCGTTCAGTGCTCGGCAAACATGAGCTGGACGCGCTGCTCGCCGAGCGCGAGCAGCTCAATGCCGACATCCAGAAGACGCTCGACGCGCAGACCGACGCGTGGGGCATCAAGGTATCGACGGTCGAGATCAAGCACGTCGACCTGAACGAGACGATGGTGCGCGCGATCGCGCGGCAGGCGGAGGCCGAGCGCGAACGGCGCGCGAAGGTGATCCACGCGGAAGGCGAGCTGCAGGCGTCCGAAAAGCTGCTGCAGGCCGCGCAGCGGCTCGCGCTGCAGCCGCAGGCGATGCAGCTGCGCTACCTGCAGACGCTGACGACGATCGCGGCCGACAAGAACTCGACGATCGTGTTTCCGCTGCCGGTCGACCTGCTGACCGCGGTGCTCGACCGGTTCGGGCCGTCGCGAGAGCGTTGA
- a CDS encoding HAD family hydrolase produces MQRRTFLNTFAAAAAATSLVLKAGTTDAKNAAAPAALDPGRWSPFNAARLQAVLDRHGAASPGYDAKRRPYAVFDWDNTCIMNDCEEALLMYQINQLQYKLTPDEFVDVMWKDVPKGAFAKDYTTVDGKPVTMEDLAADVEADYRWLYANYKGFGGDKSLDEIRETDQFKDFRAKLYFMYDAICDTHPLEIGYKWIIYFYRNMTTAELQAMAQASNDHGIGDALRKVKYESPKTLPGKAGVVADTHFHGIRIHEEIRGLMHTLRANGIDVYVSTASLDDVVRVFAGNPNYGYGVPPENVIGLRLDMKDARYVSHYPDGWHFNYGPGKTVGIRNVLEAKKGYGPVLVAGDSDGDAWMLRDFKDTAVGVIVNRMKKGEIGADSKLAAAQIGNPDARFILQGRDEHTGLMIPDEKSIKYGKTERRLLA; encoded by the coding sequence ATGCAGCGCCGCACCTTCCTGAATACCTTTGCCGCGGCAGCCGCCGCGACGTCGCTCGTGCTCAAGGCCGGCACGACCGACGCGAAGAACGCGGCCGCGCCGGCCGCGCTGGACCCGGGCCGCTGGTCGCCGTTCAACGCCGCGCGCCTGCAGGCGGTGCTCGATCGGCATGGCGCGGCGAGCCCGGGCTACGACGCGAAGCGGCGCCCGTATGCGGTGTTCGACTGGGACAACACGTGCATCATGAACGACTGCGAAGAGGCGTTGCTGATGTACCAGATCAACCAGCTTCAGTACAAGCTGACGCCGGACGAGTTCGTCGACGTGATGTGGAAGGACGTGCCGAAGGGCGCGTTCGCGAAGGACTACACGACGGTGGACGGCAAGCCGGTGACGATGGAGGATCTCGCCGCAGATGTCGAGGCCGACTATCGCTGGCTGTACGCGAACTACAAGGGATTCGGCGGCGACAAGAGTCTCGACGAGATTCGCGAGACCGACCAGTTCAAGGATTTCCGCGCGAAGCTGTACTTCATGTACGACGCGATCTGCGACACGCATCCGCTCGAGATCGGCTACAAGTGGATCATCTATTTCTACCGGAACATGACGACCGCCGAACTGCAGGCGATGGCGCAAGCGTCGAACGACCACGGCATCGGCGACGCGCTGCGCAAGGTGAAGTATGAAAGTCCGAAGACGCTGCCGGGCAAGGCAGGCGTCGTCGCCGACACGCATTTTCACGGCATCCGCATTCACGAGGAAATCCGCGGGCTGATGCACACGCTGCGCGCGAACGGCATCGACGTGTACGTGAGCACCGCGTCGCTCGACGACGTCGTGCGCGTGTTCGCCGGCAACCCGAACTACGGTTACGGCGTGCCGCCGGAGAACGTGATCGGCCTGCGTCTCGACATGAAGGACGCCCGCTACGTCAGCCACTACCCGGACGGCTGGCACTTCAACTACGGCCCGGGCAAGACCGTCGGCATTCGCAACGTGCTGGAAGCGAAGAAGGGCTACGGCCCGGTGCTGGTGGCGGGCGACAGCGACGGCGACGCGTGGATGCTGCGCGACTTCAAGGACACGGCGGTCGGCGTGATCGTCAACCGGATGAAGAAAGGCGAGATCGGCGCGGACAGCAAGCTCGCGGCCGCGCAGATCGGCAATCCGGACGCGCGCTTCATCCTGCAGGGCCGCGACGAGCACACGGGCCTGATGATCCCGGACGAGAAGTCGATCAAGTACGGCAAGACGGAGCGCAGGCTGCTGGCGTAA
- a CDS encoding MlaC/ttg2D family ABC transporter substrate-binding protein, which yields MSKHARIITFATALVLAAPLTAWSTPACCETAEVHIDDQSAAQSLIQTVTREIQEEMRTRAIAPGDTARIVEIVNRNILPYTDLRRTTQLAMGQSWKKTTPAQKDAIQKQFEQLLIHTYSGALGLVTPNLEFRYPPSHGPADATDTVVKTIAVYNGEPVEINYRLYRSPMGWRVYDLNVMGVWLVQIYRHQFNEVIQQKGVDGLIQALAEQNKRLSVSPRTWQ from the coding sequence ATGTCGAAACATGCTCGAATCATTACGTTCGCCACGGCATTGGTTCTGGCCGCGCCATTGACTGCCTGGTCGACACCCGCGTGTTGCGAGACGGCAGAGGTTCATATCGACGATCAGTCCGCCGCCCAGTCGCTGATCCAGACCGTCACGCGGGAAATCCAGGAGGAAATGCGGACCCGCGCGATCGCGCCGGGCGACACCGCGCGAATCGTGGAGATCGTCAATCGCAACATCCTGCCGTACACGGATCTGCGCCGCACGACCCAACTGGCGATGGGCCAGTCCTGGAAAAAGACGACGCCCGCGCAGAAAGACGCGATCCAGAAACAGTTCGAGCAACTGTTGATCCACACCTATTCGGGCGCGCTCGGGCTCGTGACGCCGAACCTCGAGTTCCGCTATCCGCCGTCCCACGGCCCGGCCGATGCGACCGACACCGTCGTCAAGACGATTGCCGTCTACAACGGCGAACCCGTCGAAATCAACTACCGCCTCTACCGTTCGCCGATGGGCTGGCGCGTGTACGACCTGAACGTGATGGGCGTGTGGCTGGTGCAGATCTACCGGCATCAGTTCAACGAAGTCATCCAGCAGAAGGGCGTCGACGGGCTGATCCAGGCGCTTGCCGAGCAGAACAAGCGGCTCTCCGTCTCGCCGCGCACGTGGCAGTGA
- a CDS encoding M24 family metallopeptidase — MTDHPLPEVHLDELPQFRAVQQLAYRCVETVGGLLYPGITEKEAARLLAEWLQDHGVRDWLHKPFAWFGERTAFEGFSGLKHMGGFNLAFFPSNRQLETDMPVILDVAPVLDGIVADVGYAHCLGENPILEQLQDDLMDHRELIVRLVKARRPMAEVAQEVDALCRRQGVEPRHKAYPFKVLAHRVAKIHKLSKPRFVARFGLNATRNLLLDQGRAAKQQGWSPLWSIDRRSEHAPVPGLWAVEPHLGFAGVGAKFEELLVITDDDAYWLNDDLPHVRRWQRRQAEHAVAA, encoded by the coding sequence ATGACCGACCATCCCCTGCCGGAAGTCCACCTCGACGAACTGCCGCAGTTCCGCGCGGTCCAGCAGCTCGCGTACCGCTGCGTGGAAACCGTCGGCGGCCTGCTCTACCCCGGCATCACCGAGAAGGAAGCCGCGCGCCTGCTCGCCGAATGGCTGCAGGACCACGGCGTGCGCGACTGGCTGCACAAGCCGTTCGCGTGGTTCGGCGAGCGCACCGCGTTCGAGGGCTTCTCGGGCCTCAAGCACATGGGCGGCTTCAATCTCGCGTTCTTCCCGAGCAATCGCCAGCTCGAAACCGACATGCCGGTGATCCTCGACGTCGCGCCGGTGCTCGACGGCATCGTCGCCGACGTCGGCTATGCGCATTGCCTCGGCGAGAACCCGATCCTCGAGCAGTTGCAAGACGACCTGATGGACCACCGCGAGCTGATCGTGCGGCTCGTCAAGGCGCGCCGGCCGATGGCCGAAGTCGCACAGGAAGTCGACGCGCTGTGCCGCCGCCAGGGCGTCGAGCCGCGCCACAAGGCCTATCCGTTCAAGGTGCTCGCGCATCGCGTCGCGAAGATCCACAAGCTGTCGAAGCCGCGCTTCGTCGCGCGCTTCGGGCTGAACGCGACCCGCAACCTGCTGCTCGACCAGGGCCGCGCCGCGAAACAGCAGGGCTGGTCGCCGCTGTGGTCGATCGACCGCCGCTCCGAGCATGCGCCGGTGCCGGGCCTGTGGGCGGTCGAGCCGCACCTGGGCTTCGCGGGCGTCGGCGCGAAATTCGAGGAACTGCTCGTGATCACCGACGACGATGCGTACTGGCTCAACGACGACCTGCCGCACGTGCGCCGCTGGCAGCGCCGCCAGGCCGAGCACGCGGTCGCGGCCTGA
- a CDS encoding SDR family oxidoreductase produces the protein MQPLSDEAPLALFDSVFTETAVASGDLTLAVRTWGDPARTPVVLVHGYPDNSSVWQDVAPLLVRQHYVIAYDVRGAGLSGAPRRTADYRLAKLTGDFTAVIDTLCPCRPVHLIAHDWGSIQGWEFVTEPRLAGRIASYTSCSGPCLDHVGFWLRERLLRPTPASLGKLGGQLVRSWYVYLFHLPFIPELSWRLWLGRAWPGLLRRVEKTRVAPRATQADDGARGVRLYRANFLRRLFTPRERHAHAPVQTIVPLGDKYVSPALSENLSRWVPQYYRREVAAGHWLPLADPARFAGLAQQLIDAVERGEEPPALANARRRATSGRFSGKVAVVTGAGSGIGRCAALAFAREGATIVAVDIDTASAERTALLVRLIGAQAHAKRVDVGSADEMEALAGWVGSALGGADVVINNAGIGLAGGILDTSAAHWARILHVNLWGVIHGSRLFAQQMAARGTGGHIVNTASAAAFGPSRDLPAYATTKAAVLMLSECMRAELAEQGIGVTAVCPGFAETGIMASTQYAGADAQDEARLRKRATKLYQMRGLKPETVAQAMVDGVLRNRPVVAVGAEAHALRFVGRFMPWLGRMIARVSMASH, from the coding sequence ATGCAGCCACTTTCCGACGAAGCGCCGCTGGCCCTGTTCGATTCCGTCTTCACCGAAACCGCCGTCGCGTCGGGTGACCTGACGCTCGCGGTCCGGACCTGGGGCGATCCGGCCCGCACACCGGTCGTGCTGGTGCACGGCTATCCGGACAACAGCAGCGTCTGGCAGGACGTCGCGCCGCTGCTCGTGCGCCAGCATTACGTGATCGCCTACGACGTGCGCGGCGCGGGGCTGTCGGGCGCGCCCCGGCGCACCGCCGACTACCGGCTCGCGAAGCTGACCGGCGATTTCACGGCGGTCATCGACACGCTCTGCCCCTGCCGCCCCGTCCACCTGATCGCGCACGACTGGGGCTCGATCCAGGGCTGGGAATTCGTCACCGAGCCGCGGCTCGCGGGCCGCATCGCGTCGTACACGTCGTGCTCGGGCCCGTGCCTCGACCACGTCGGTTTCTGGCTGCGCGAACGCCTGCTGCGTCCGACGCCCGCATCGCTCGGCAAGCTCGGCGGCCAGCTCGTGCGTTCGTGGTACGTGTACCTGTTTCACCTGCCGTTCATTCCGGAGTTGAGCTGGCGGCTGTGGCTCGGCCGCGCATGGCCGGGCCTGTTGCGCCGCGTCGAGAAGACGCGCGTCGCGCCGCGCGCGACGCAGGCCGACGACGGCGCGCGCGGCGTGCGGCTCTATCGCGCGAACTTCCTCCGCCGCCTGTTCACGCCGCGCGAGCGCCATGCGCATGCGCCGGTGCAGACGATCGTGCCGCTCGGCGACAAGTACGTGAGCCCCGCGCTGTCCGAAAACCTGTCGCGCTGGGTGCCGCAGTACTACCGTCGCGAAGTCGCCGCCGGACACTGGCTGCCGCTCGCCGATCCCGCGCGCTTCGCGGGCCTCGCGCAGCAGCTGATCGATGCGGTCGAGCGCGGCGAAGAACCGCCCGCGCTCGCCAACGCTCGGCGCCGCGCGACGAGCGGACGCTTCAGCGGCAAGGTCGCGGTCGTCACCGGCGCGGGCAGCGGGATCGGCCGCTGCGCGGCGCTGGCGTTTGCGCGCGAAGGCGCGACGATCGTCGCGGTCGACATCGACACGGCAAGCGCCGAGCGCACTGCCCTGCTGGTCCGGCTGATCGGCGCGCAGGCCCATGCGAAACGCGTCGACGTCGGCTCCGCCGACGAGATGGAAGCGCTCGCCGGCTGGGTCGGCAGCGCGCTCGGCGGCGCGGACGTCGTGATCAACAACGCCGGCATCGGCTTGGCGGGCGGCATCCTCGACACGAGCGCCGCGCACTGGGCGCGGATCCTGCACGTGAACCTGTGGGGCGTGATCCATGGCTCGCGGCTGTTCGCGCAGCAGATGGCCGCGCGCGGCACCGGCGGCCACATCGTCAACACCGCGTCGGCGGCCGCTTTCGGGCCGTCGCGCGACCTGCCCGCGTATGCGACGACCAAGGCCGCGGTGCTGATGCTCAGCGAATGCATGCGAGCGGAACTCGCGGAGCAAGGCATCGGCGTGACGGCCGTGTGCCCGGGCTTCGCGGAAACCGGAATCATGGCGTCGACGCAATACGCGGGCGCCGATGCGCAGGACGAAGCGCGATTGCGCAAGCGCGCGACGAAGCTCTACCAGATGCGCGGCCTGAAACCCGAAACCGTCGCGCAGGCGATGGTCGACGGCGTGCTGCGCAACCGGCCGGTCGTCGCGGTCGGCGCCGAGGCGCACGCGCTGCGCTTCGTCGGCCGCTTCATGCCATGGCTCGGCCGGATGATCGCCCGCGTCAGCATGGCATCGCATTGA
- a CDS encoding metal-dependent hydrolase yields the protein MTTTAEYHKIKARHVKFDFSDTPVTWVPNDPGSTHIINTLNLLFPEGELWFCRVYNKALPLIADARLRDEAEGFLRQEAVHSRSHGGVLKHYYDRHGIDTKPFTQKLNRLFTRVLGEAPLGLKIGHTRFWLRQQLAVIASLEHFFGYLGNWVLNAHGLDEGHADPTMVDLLRWHGAEEVEHRTVAFDIYRHLGGTYPERCVHMAFVIVLLLYYITTGAKFMYRRDPGAGRYPGFARAWWQGSRRGHLPSFWKVIGAALRYFKPSYTPHHEGSTEQALAYLARSPAAQAAAHGGNWGATKGA from the coding sequence ATGACCACTACCGCCGAATACCACAAGATCAAGGCCCGCCACGTGAAGTTCGACTTCAGCGACACGCCGGTCACGTGGGTGCCGAACGATCCGGGCAGCACGCACATCATCAACACGCTGAACCTGCTGTTTCCGGAAGGCGAGCTGTGGTTCTGCCGCGTGTACAACAAGGCGTTGCCGCTCATCGCCGACGCGCGGCTGCGCGACGAGGCCGAAGGCTTCCTGCGGCAGGAGGCCGTGCATTCGCGCTCGCACGGCGGCGTGCTCAAGCACTATTACGACCGCCACGGGATCGACACGAAGCCGTTCACGCAGAAGCTCAACCGGCTGTTCACGCGCGTGCTCGGCGAAGCGCCGCTCGGGCTGAAGATCGGCCATACGCGGTTCTGGCTGCGCCAGCAGCTCGCGGTGATCGCGTCGCTCGAGCACTTCTTCGGCTATCTCGGCAACTGGGTGCTCAACGCGCACGGGCTCGACGAAGGCCACGCCGATCCGACGATGGTCGACCTGCTGCGCTGGCACGGCGCGGAGGAAGTCGAGCACCGCACCGTCGCGTTCGACATCTACCGCCACCTGGGCGGCACGTATCCGGAGCGCTGCGTGCACATGGCGTTCGTGATCGTGCTGCTGCTCTACTACATCACGACGGGCGCGAAGTTCATGTACCGGCGCGACCCGGGCGCGGGCCGCTATCCGGGTTTCGCGCGGGCGTGGTGGCAGGGCTCGCGGCGCGGGCATCTGCCGTCGTTCTGGAAGGTGATCGGCGCGGCGCTGCGCTACTTCAAGCCGAGCTACACGCCGCACCACGAAGGGTCGACCGAGCAGGCGCTCGCCTATCTCGCGCGCTCGCCGGCCGCGCAGGCGGCCGCGCACGGCGGCAACTGGGGGGCGACGAAGGGCGCGTGA
- a CDS encoding DUF2917 domain-containing protein encodes MDQASPLFVRPDLRRPGAIALPSVVIHFAVAPRKTLTWRAPNDAEIRTHDAPLWLTRQTSVDDYWIRPGDVLRIPRGERIWLSTDGDLPAEASITTAYAMRGGWLQRALAQMRRMLRGPWRSRE; translated from the coding sequence ATGGACCAGGCAAGCCCGTTGTTTGTTCGTCCCGATCTGCGCCGCCCCGGCGCGATCGCATTGCCGAGCGTCGTGATTCATTTCGCCGTCGCGCCGCGCAAGACGCTGACGTGGCGCGCGCCGAACGACGCCGAAATCCGTACGCACGATGCGCCGCTGTGGCTCACGCGCCAGACGAGCGTCGACGATTACTGGATCCGGCCCGGCGACGTGCTGCGCATCCCGCGCGGCGAACGCATCTGGCTGAGCACGGACGGCGACCTGCCGGCCGAGGCGTCGATCACGACCGCGTACGCGATGCGCGGCGGATGGCTGCAACGCGCGCTCGCGCAGATGCGGCGCATGCTGCGCGGGCCTTGGCGAAGTCGGGAATGA
- a CDS encoding NCS2 family permease — translation MESIKRYFGFAEAGTDFRTEILAGVTTFLTMAYIIFVNPAILGDAGMPKESVFVATCLVAALASIIMGLYANYPIACAPGMGLNAYFAYTVVKGMGFTWQAALGAVFMSGCLFLLVTLFRVREAIVNGIPKSLRISITAGIGLFLGIISLKTSGVIVGSPATLVTLGDLHKPTTILSIIGFFTIVTLDHLRVRGAILIGIIGVTILSFFFGGNEFHGVFSAPPSIDATLFKLDIGAALSTGVINVILVFFLVELFDATGTLMGVANRAGLLVEGKMGRLNKALLADSTAIVAGSVLGTSSTTAYIESASGVQAGGRTGMTAITVAVLFLACLFIAPLAGVVPGYATAPALLYVSCLMLRDMVDVPWDDATEAVPAALTALLMPFTYSIANGVAFGFIAYGGLKLLTGQVRQVKPVVWIIAAVFLFRFFYLGSE, via the coding sequence ATGGAATCCATCAAGCGGTATTTCGGCTTCGCTGAAGCCGGCACCGACTTCCGCACCGAAATACTCGCGGGCGTCACCACGTTCCTGACGATGGCTTACATCATCTTCGTCAACCCCGCGATTCTCGGTGACGCCGGCATGCCGAAGGAATCCGTGTTCGTCGCGACCTGCCTCGTCGCGGCGCTCGCGTCGATCATCATGGGGCTGTACGCGAACTATCCGATCGCATGCGCGCCCGGCATGGGCCTCAACGCGTACTTCGCGTACACGGTCGTCAAGGGAATGGGCTTCACGTGGCAGGCCGCGCTCGGCGCAGTGTTCATGTCCGGCTGCCTGTTCCTGCTCGTCACGCTGTTCCGCGTGCGCGAAGCGATCGTCAACGGCATCCCGAAATCGCTGCGCATCTCGATCACCGCCGGCATCGGCCTGTTCCTCGGCATCATCTCGCTGAAGACCTCGGGCGTGATCGTCGGCAGCCCGGCCACGCTCGTCACGCTCGGCGACCTGCACAAGCCGACCACGATCCTGTCGATCATCGGCTTCTTCACGATCGTCACGCTCGACCACCTGCGCGTGCGCGGCGCGATCCTGATCGGCATCATCGGCGTCACGATCCTGTCGTTCTTCTTCGGCGGCAACGAATTCCACGGCGTGTTCTCCGCGCCGCCGTCGATCGACGCGACGCTGTTCAAGCTCGACATCGGCGCGGCGCTGTCGACCGGCGTGATCAACGTGATCCTGGTGTTCTTCCTCGTCGAGCTGTTCGACGCGACCGGCACGCTGATGGGCGTCGCGAACCGTGCGGGCCTGCTCGTCGAAGGCAAGATGGGCCGCCTCAACAAGGCGCTGCTCGCGGACAGCACCGCGATCGTCGCGGGCTCGGTGCTCGGCACGTCGTCGACCACCGCGTATATCGAAAGCGCGTCCGGCGTGCAGGCCGGCGGGCGCACCGGCATGACCGCGATCACCGTCGCGGTGCTGTTCCTCGCGTGCCTGTTCATCGCGCCGCTCGCGGGCGTCGTGCCGGGCTATGCGACCGCGCCCGCGCTGCTGTACGTGTCGTGCCTGATGCTGCGCGACATGGTCGACGTGCCGTGGGACGACGCGACCGAGGCCGTGCCGGCCGCGCTGACCGCGCTGCTGATGCCGTTCACGTACTCGATCGCGAACGGCGTCGCGTTCGGCTTCATCGCGTATGGCGGCCTCAAGCTGCTGACGGGCCAGGTGCGGCAGGTCAAGCCTGTCGTGTGGATCATCGCCGCCGTGTTCCTGTTCCGCTTCTTCTATCTCGGCAGCGAATGA
- a CDS encoding DUF1488 family protein: MQIHFPNEAPEYSGRELMLAFPALVNGERVQCQITAEALEDHFGAASPRFEDMVGAFDMHRDRIEAAARRLLSETRAQCVTLRSGYVRFYEANWR, translated from the coding sequence ATGCAGATCCATTTCCCGAACGAGGCGCCAGAGTATTCGGGGCGCGAACTGATGCTTGCGTTTCCGGCGTTGGTCAATGGCGAGCGCGTCCAATGCCAGATCACTGCGGAGGCGCTGGAAGACCACTTCGGCGCGGCATCCCCGCGTTTCGAGGACATGGTCGGCGCGTTCGACATGCACCGCGACCGCATCGAGGCTGCGGCCCGGCGCCTGCTGTCGGAAACGCGCGCGCAATGCGTGACGCTGCGCAGCGGCTACGTGCGCTTCTACGAGGCGAACTGGCGCTGA
- a CDS encoding DUF2964 family protein, translating into MVRTELRVILAAIATFVMLGGIGVAIHGLLFDIQDALLYGAAAIGLGVATTAVALNVWPKDPH; encoded by the coding sequence ATGGTTCGGACGGAACTGAGGGTCATCCTGGCGGCCATCGCCACCTTCGTCATGCTGGGCGGCATCGGTGTGGCGATCCACGGCCTGCTCTTCGATATCCAGGACGCGCTGCTGTACGGCGCGGCGGCGATCGGGCTGGGCGTCGCGACGACCGCGGTCGCGCTCAACGTGTGGCCGAAAGATCCCCACTGA